Below is a window of Rhodanobacteraceae bacterium DNA.
CGCGCCCTTGAGCTTCGGCAGGCGGTCGAACACCGTGGGGCGACCTTCCGGATCGACCGTGGTGGTGACCTCGCCTTCGGGCTTGTTGTAGCAGAGCACGCGCGGGCCTTCATGGGTCACCGCACGCACGATGAACTCGCGGCCATCGAGGCGAACGGTCTGGCCGTCGCCGAGGGTGTCGCCGATAGACGCCGGCCGGCCATCGATCTCGATCTCGCCGCGCAGCACGCGCTCCTCGATCATCCGGCGCGAGCCCAGGCCCGCCTTGGAGAGCAGCTTCTGCAGGCGCTCGGGCGCGATGTCATTGGCGCCGCGCTTGAGCGACAGGGTAGGGCGGCGTTTCATAATCCTGGAATCCTCGTTGAACGGGGTAGAGTGTGCGGTGATGGTGGTGCAGGGCAAGGCGCAATGAGGCGGAATAGCTAGCCTATTCCAACGAGTTGCAACGCCGCCATGCGCCGCCAGGACCGTGCAATCTGCCCCGTAGCGGAACCACCTGAAAGATAACGGCATTGAGTCGCACGAGGGTCATCTGAATGATCCACAGGTGACGCTTGCATAGCGGTCAATCGAGGATTCCAGGATTACTAGCGTGTCTCCGTGGAAGGGGCTTCGACCGCGGCGACTGCGATGACGCCGGGGCAGCGTCTGCAGCGGGCTTGCTGTCGGGAAAACTGAGTTCGGGTTCCATCGCGTCGAGATCGCGGATCTCGGCCAGCGTGGGCAGCTCATCCAGGCTGCGCAGGTTGAAGTAATCGAGAAAGGCGCGCGTGGTGCCGTAAAGCGCCGGGCGCCCGGGGACATCGCGGTGGCCGATCACGCGGATCCACTCGCGTTCTTCGAGGGTCTTGATGATCTGGGTGGACACCGCGACGCCGCGCACCGCCTCGATCTCGCCGCGCGTGATCGGTTGGCGATAGGCGATCAGTGCCAGCGTCTCCAGCAATGCGCGCGAGTACTTGCTCTGGCGCTCGGTCCAGAGCCTGGCGACGTGCGCATGCACGCTGGCACGCACCTGGTAGCGGAATCCGCTGGCAACCTCGACCAGTTCCACGCCGCGGCCTTCGCAGTCGGCTGCGAGCGACTCCAGCGCCTGGGCCAGTTCGGTGTGGGTGTGGCGGCCGTCCTCGTCGAACAGCTCGGAGAGCTGGGCGATGGTCAGCGGCTGACCCGCCGCCAGCAGCGCAGCTTCCAGGATCGGCTTCAGCATCGCCGGTTCCATCAGGCAGGTTCCTCCAGATCCGGTTCGCGCGCGGCCAGCGAGCGCAGGTAGATCGGCGCCAATGGCCGGTCCTGCACGATTTCGACCAGCCCGGCCTTGCCCAGTTCGAGCATTGCAAGAAAGCAGACCACCACGCCGAGACGGCCTTCGGTGGCGGTGAACAGCGCGCTGAACTCTATGAATTCCCCGCTGCCGAGCGCGTCCAGCACCTCGGTCATCTTCTGCCGTACGGACAATGGTTCGCGGCGGATCTGATGGCTGATGTAGAGATCCGCGCGATTGAGCACGTCGCGGAAGGCCAGCAACAGTTCCTTCAGGTCCACTTCCGGCGGCACCACGTGGACCTTGCGCTCCGGCACATAGGCGGTGGCCTGGTGCGTGTCGCGCTCCATCCGCGGGAGGGCGTCGAGATCCTCGGCGGCCTTCTTGAAGCGTTCGTACTCCTGCAGGCGGCGCACCAGCTCCGCGCGCGGATCGGCTTCCTCGTCCTCGCTCGCGGGTGGTCGCGGCAACAGCAGGCGCGACTTGATCTCGCACAGGATCGCGGCCATCACCAGGTACTCGGCGGCCAGTTCGAAGCGCAATTCGCGCATCATCTCGATGTAGCCGATGTACTGGCGCGTGATCGCCGCGATCGGGATGTCGAGGATGTCCAGGTTCTGCCGGCGGATCAGGTACAGCAGCAGATCGAGCGGGCCCTCGAAGGCTTCGAGGATGACTTCCAGTGCGTCCGGCGGGATGTAGAGGTCCTTGGGCAGCTCGTAGAAGGCCTCGCCGCGCACCACCGCGAACGGAATCTCCGCCTGGCGCGCGGTGGCGCCATCCGGTTCCGGCGTGAGCGTTTCCGCATTCATTCCCAGTCCACCGGGCCGCTGCCGTGGCGCAGCACTTCATAGGGCTGGTCGATCATCGACACCACGGTCGTCGGGTCGACGCCGCAGGGGCCGCCGTCGATGAACACATCGACGTGCGCATCCAGCGCTTCCACCAGCTCGTCGACCTCCATCCCGTGCAGTTCCTGGTTCGGCAGCAGCAGGCTGGAGCTGAGGATGGGTTCGCCGAGAGATTCGATCAAGGCCTGGGCGACGCGGTTGTCCGGCACGCGCACGCCGATCGAACGACGCTTCTCGGTGGCCACCCGTTTGGGCACCAGCGAGCTGGCCGGCAGGATGAAGGTGTAGCTGCCAGGAACGTGCGCGCGCATCAGGCGGAAGGCGGCATCGTCCACCCGGGCATACTGTCCGATCTGCTTGAGATCGCGGCAAGCGAGGGTGAAATTGTGACGCGGCTTCAACTGGCGCAGCCGCACCACGCGATCGAGCGCATCGCGGGCATCCAGCGCGAAACCGACGGCATAGCCGGAATCGGTCGGGTAGACCACCAGCTCGCCCGCGCGCAGGGTCGCCACGGCCTGGTCGATCAGGCGCTGCTGCGGCGAAACCGGATGGATGATGATGCGGCGTGACATGCGTGAGCGGCTGGTCGGCGGTGGCTGGCAGGCGCCGCGAGGCAGCGTCGCGGGAAAAGAGCGGGAGTGTACCGGACGAAGCGGATTCCGTACCATGCGCGACCGCATTGCCGCCAGCAGCCCCGTTCATGTTCGACCACGAGCCCCGCCAATGACCGCCAGCGATCGCATCCAACGAATGCGCGAACGCCTGGCGTTGCTCGCACCCAGCGACATCGCGATCGTCGACGACAGCCACAAGCATGCAGGCCACGCCGGTGCGCGCGATGGGCGTGGTCATTTCAGTTTGCGCATCGTCGCGGATGCCTTCCGAGGCCAGCGGCCGCTGGCCCGCCACCGTCTGGTCTATCAGGCGCTGGGCGACCTGATGGACACCGATATCCACGCCCTGGCGATCCAGGCCCTTGCACCCGAGGAACAGGCATGAAGAAGCTCCCGTTTGCAGTCGCAGGCGCGCTGCTGTTCATTTTGGCTGGTTGCGGCGGCGGCGATGTGCCCGCCGACACACGCCTGGTAAGGCTGGACGGCGACAGCAGCAGCCTGAAGGTGAACGGAGAGGCGATTCCGGAGGCGCTGGTGCAGGCCTACGCGCGCAAGCGCGGCTGGGAACTGCGCGACCCGGGTCAGCGTGAACAGGCTTACGATCAGTTGGCCGAGTTGCTCGCGGTGGCTATGGAAGCGCGCAAGCAGGGCATGCTCGACGATGCCCAGGTCCTCGCTGACCTGGAACTCGAGCGACTGAATCGCCTGAGCGGCTTG
It encodes the following:
- a CDS encoding BolA family transcriptional regulator: MTASDRIQRMRERLALLAPSDIAIVDDSHKHAGHAGARDGRGHFSLRIVADAFRGQRPLARHRLVYQALGDLMDTDIHALAIQALAPEEQA
- the scpB gene encoding SMC-Scp complex subunit ScpB; protein product: MEPAMLKPILEAALLAAGQPLTIAQLSELFDEDGRHTHTELAQALESLAADCEGRGVELVEVASGFRYQVRASVHAHVARLWTERQSKYSRALLETLALIAYRQPITRGEIEAVRGVAVSTQIIKTLEEREWIRVIGHRDVPGRPALYGTTRAFLDYFNLRSLDELPTLAEIRDLDAMEPELSFPDSKPAADAAPASSQSPRSKPLPRRHASNPGILD
- a CDS encoding threonylcarbamoyl-AMP synthase; amino-acid sequence: MSRRIIIHPVSPQQRLIDQAVATLRAGELVVYPTDSGYAVGFALDARDALDRVVRLRQLKPRHNFTLACRDLKQIGQYARVDDAAFRLMRAHVPGSYTFILPASSLVPKRVATEKRRSIGVRVPDNRVAQALIESLGEPILSSSLLLPNQELHGMEVDELVEALDAHVDVFIDGGPCGVDPTTVVSMIDQPYEVLRHGSGPVDWE
- a CDS encoding segregation/condensation protein A, coding for MNAETLTPEPDGATARQAEIPFAVVRGEAFYELPKDLYIPPDALEVILEAFEGPLDLLLYLIRRQNLDILDIPIAAITRQYIGYIEMMRELRFELAAEYLVMAAILCEIKSRLLLPRPPASEDEEADPRAELVRRLQEYERFKKAAEDLDALPRMERDTHQATAYVPERKVHVVPPEVDLKELLLAFRDVLNRADLYISHQIRREPLSVRQKMTEVLDALGSGEFIEFSALFTATEGRLGVVVCFLAMLELGKAGLVEIVQDRPLAPIYLRSLAAREPDLEEPA